From Nymphaea colorata isolate Beijing-Zhang1983 chromosome 6, ASM883128v2, whole genome shotgun sequence, a single genomic window includes:
- the LOC116256577 gene encoding uncharacterized protein LOC116256577 has protein sequence MNRKKDRTQGWRTSTSSKYHDGWRQSSGGGGEHGERTTTGGRAAAVVESTASGRWLEAGTRAKKRVMRKPSRRFAGCGKCTQQSEVCCGCRSVEPANKETPGCFAGQFAGREPHRKLETVWVLRAKTISRFVACAVAVGGERSAEAGVEGRRELLACCGRRKRWRLLFLPFARTEKGSCCGRRKRWRSSFPLFLPLARDQCPNGHFLVWVETYSRKYFSENPSYNFFFPRTYFKKLNFAPVSFSRSQLIHLSLSRLGGRRSLLFSPRLSISVVSLFLVPLFSLPFVSLFPVSLFLFARNSSLASLVSLCLQTKKLVKEPDDQTPSSGAVVTG, from the exons atgaatagaaaaaaagacAGAACGCAGGGATGGCGTACCTCAACTTCTTCTAAATACCACGACGGCTGgaggcagagcagcggcggtggTGGAGAGCACGGCGAGCGGACGACGACTGgaggcagagcagcggcggtggTGGAGAGCACGGCGAGCGGACGATGGCTGGAGGCAGGAACGAGAGCGAAGAAACGAGTGATGAGGAAGCCCTCACGG AGGTTTGCTGGGTGTGGAAAATGTACCCAGCAGTCGGAGGTTTGCTGTGGGTGCCGCTCCGTGGAACCCGCCAACAAAGAGACACCGGGTTGCTTCGCCGGTCAGTTTGCAGGTCGGGAACCTCACCGGAAGTTGGAAACGGTTTGGGTTTTGAGGGCCAAAACTATCAGCAGATTTGTCGCTTGCGCAGTGGCAGTTGGGGGAGAGAGATCTGCGGAAGCTGGGGTTGAGGGCAGAAGAGAGCTGCTAGCCTGCTGCGGAAGACGGAAGAGATGGCgtctcctctttcttcctttcgCACGGACGGAGAAAGGCAGCTGCTGCGGAAGACGAAAGAGATGGCGTTCCTCTttccccctctttcttcctctcgcacGAGACCAATGCCCTAACGGGCATTTTCTTGTTTGGGTGGAAACATATTCccggaaatatttttctgaaaacccatcgtacaattttttttttccaaggacttattttaaaaaattgaactttGCACCAGTTTCTTTTTCCCGCTCTCAATTgattcacctctctctctctcgtctcgGAGGTCGTCGGTCCCTCCTCTTCTCCCCTCGTCTCTCCATCTCTGTCGTGTCTCTTTTTCTCGTCCCCCTTTTTTCTCTCccctttgtttctctttttcccgTTTCCCTGTTTCTGTTTGCAAGGAACTCGTCTCTCGCCTCTCTCGTGTCTCTGTGTCTCCAGACGAAGAAGCTCGTCAAGGAACCAGATGATCAGACGCCATCTTCAG GTGCAGTTGTGACTGGATGA